One window of the Perca flavescens isolate YP-PL-M2 chromosome 5, PFLA_1.0, whole genome shotgun sequence genome contains the following:
- the lrp13 gene encoding low-density lipoprotein receptor-related protein 2 isoform X2 → MGGCWLVCAILVQLSWPLQGEPAGTNPLSCGLGFTQCKWDSECVLYNHVCDGKPDCKDGSDEEDCALECNTDQFQCAHGKKCLPKDQMCDGVTQCQDRSDEMHCTERTDDCVHHCDGKSRCLPANLICDGERDCLDGTDEANCEDQEEDGYEKEEGASTTSVPASSVGSPTPIKCSLGSKPCKDNTECVLYNHVCDGEADCRDGSDEKECVSACETDQFQCAHGKKCIAQGQVCDGVPQCQDRSDELGCAKLMEGCVHQCDNKSRCIPSSFLCDGDRDCVDGSDEKNCVDEGCSAIEFKCGNGQCVSATMLCDGHPDCLDRSDEESCSEAPVCATKHRCPQSKECLVQEWFCDGDQDCKDGTDEKDCPVAPMSCGEFQWSCTSKTKCIPISWRCDRMKDCDDGSDETECRVVTCLPHQFQCGSQECLDPSLVCNGITNCVDGSDEGGSCQISCAEADNKHCSQSCYSTPQGTRCGCEAGFQFTADGLTCADIDECEGRSPGVCSQLCINNQGSYQCDCHPGYVKEADGHSCKITGEPFLLSSVQTDLFSFGLRSHSLDVLSSSAKKAILSLDYDWRKQRVYWVSLDAESIRWSSLDQKTTGTLTKGVRADSIAVDWLGRNLYWIDGVNSQIVAVGLSTATVESSDHSVILDEDLEQPRSLALLPQKGLMFWTEIGTVVKIERAGMDGSERKAVVNSSLGWPGGVAVDPISDRVYWTDERLRAIGSATLDGEDIRILQMKETTNPFSLALFNDMLYWSDAKKRVVLTAHKISGKNCQVLLKRLRQPFGVKVIHPLLQMGIDSPCENMDCSHMCVLALGPKAVCKCPSGLLLAEDGLTCSSLVNSAFLLMLSPSTVTQIYLQSRHTAGELKGWPEHVALQVPSVNEAAIMDYCLRDHTLFLTDDGTTSLSSFKLKDSDLSSKGQLLKLLGNTITAMALDWVTLNIYWSSNKQPRLQVTSSTGAHTAVLIKEGIGRVRSIALHPPNGRVCFANMGQQGTSTVATVECANMDGAGRSVVCKDAVQPTSLVFSSNGDTIYWADTGLGTIGSVKLDGSGYREVKTGDGLVAVALSDGALLWITVSGNGSYNKTRLWYRDEQHQNKLWFEVDSEVISLKAFSKSSQIGSNECTENNGHCQHLCLATPRSRTCKCAHDHILVNSTHCSPEQSCPSGSRPCLDQFQCQPVEKFCNGHVDCYDHSDENCVHLKQLSKAIVPASTQPRSSFPRPSTLTPLSGDAGLNTTLNVNGQLSNLDVQQCSERRCSGNGHCVETDGKPACVCSLAYRGESCQDHLLKTMKGPIVYAAAGLCAVVVLIAVMAVVIRRKKSANQRRARPVALKETSMTDLENGAKTSVENGTSTDRENGAETCTQTVPADTDKPEEVASSVD, encoded by the exons ATGGGAGGATGTTGGCTTGTTTGTGCCATCTTAGTGCAGTTGTCATGGCCCTTGCAAGGTGAGCCAG CTGGAACAAATCCTTTGAGCTGTGGATTGGGCTTTACACAGTGCAAGTGGGACTCAGAGTGTGTCCTCTACAACCATGTGTGTGATGGTAAGCCGGACTGCAAGGATGGTTCAGATGAAGAGGACTGTGCATTAGAATGCAATACAG ATCAGTTCCAGTGTGCTCATGGGAAAAAGTGTCTACCAAAGGACCAGATGTGTGATGGTGTAACTCAGTGTCAGGACCGTTCTGATGAAATGCATTGTACGGAGCGAACTGACGACTGTGTTCACCACTGTGACGGCAAGAGTCGCTGCTTACCTGCAAACCTGATCTGTGATGGAGAGCGGGACTGTTTAGACGGCACAGATGAAGCCAACTGTG AGGACCAAGAGGAAGACGGATATGAAAAGGAAGAAGGGGCTAGTACAACCTCTGTGCCCGCTTCCTCTGTTGGCTCACCTACGCCCATCAAGTGTTCTTTGGGCTCCAAACCCTGCAAGGACAACACAGAGTGTGTCCTTTACAACCATGTGTGTGATGGAGAAGCAGACTGCAGGGATGGCTCGGATGAGAAAGAATGTGTATCAGCGTGTGAAACAG ACCAGTTCCAGTGTGCGCATGGAAAGAAGTGCATAGCGCAGGGCCAGGTGTGCGACGGTGTGCCTCAGTGTCAGGACCGCTCGGATGAGCTGGGATGTGCCAAGCTGATGGAGGGCTGCGTGCACCAGTGTGATAACAAGAGCCGCTGCATTCCCAGCAGCTTCCTCTGTGACGGGGATAGGGACTGTGTGGACGGCAGTGACGAAAAAAACTGTG TTGACGAAGGCTGCAGTGCCATAGAGTTCAAGTGTGGTAATGGCCAGTGTGTGTCGGCCACAATGCTTTGTGATGGCCACCCAGACTGCTTGGACCGCTCCGATGAGGAGAGCTGCAGCGAGGCACCGGTCTGCGCCACCAAACACCGCTGCCCCCAGAGCAAGGAGTGTCTGGTGCAGGAGTGGTTCTGTGATGGAGATCAGGACTGCAAAGATGGCACGGATGAGAAG GATTGTCCTGTGGCTCCAATGAGCTGTGGGGAGTTCCAGTGGTCGTGTACATCCAAGACAAAGTGTATCCCTATATCCTGGAGGTGTGACCGCATGAAGGACTGTGACGATGGCAGTGACGAGACTGAAT gTAGGGTGGTGACATGCCTTCCTCACCAGTTCCAGTGTGGCAGCCAGGAGTGCCTGGATCCATCCCTGGTGTGTAACGGCATTACCAACTGTGTCGACGGCTCCGACGAGGGAGGCAGCTGCCAGATAAGCTGTGCAGAGGCAGATAACAAGCACTGCTCCCAGAGCTGCTACAGCACGCCACAGGGAACG CGTTGTGGCTGTGAGGCAGGCTTCCAGTTCACAGCGGACGGGCTGACCTGTGCCGATATCGACGAGTGTGAAGGCCGGAGCCCAGGCGTGTGCAGTCAGCTGTGCATCAACAATCAAGGCTCATACCAATGTGACTGTCACCCAGGCTACGTAAAAGAGGCAGATGGACACAGCTGCAAGATCACCG GTGAACCCTTCCTGTTGTCGTCCGTCCAAACGGACCTCTTCTCGTTTGGCCTGCGCAGCCACAGCCTTGATGTGTTGTCCTCCTCTGCCAAGAAGGCCATCCTCTCCCTGGACTACGACTGGAGGAAGCAGAGGGTCTATTGGGTCAGTCTGGATGCTGAAAGCATCAGGTGGTCCTCACTGGACCAGAAGACCACAGGAACTCTGACTAAAG GTGTCCGGGCTGATTCCATTGCCGTGGACTGGCTTGGGAGGAACCTGTACTGGATCGACGGAGTGAACAGTCAGATTGTTGCAGTCGGACTGTCCACAGCCACTGTGGAGTCCTCGGACCACAGCGTCATCCTGGATGAAGACCTGGAACAGCCTCGCTCTCTGGCACTGCTGCCACAAAAAGG GTTGATGTTCTGGACAGAGATTGGTACTGTAGTGAAGATAGAGCGCGCTGGCATGGACGGGTCCGAGAGGAAGGCAGTGGTAAACTCCAGTCTGGGCTGGCCGGGTGGTGTGGCTGTCGACCCAATCTCTGACAGGGTCTACTGGACAGATGAAAGGCTGAGGGCCATTGGCTCTGCAACACTGGATGGAGAGGACATTCGG aTTCTACAGATGAAAGAGACCACCAACCCATTCTCCCTGGCACTGTTCAATGACATGCTCTACTGGTCTGATGCCAAAAAGCGAGTGGTGCTGACTGCTCATAAAATCTCTGGCAAAAACTGTCAAGTTCTCCTGAAAAGACTCCGACAACCTTTTGGTGTGAAG GTCATCCACCCATTGCTCCAGATGGGCATTGATAGCCCCTGCGAGAACATGGACTGTTCCCACATGTGTGTGTTGGCCCTGGGACCCAAGGCTGTGTGCAAGTGTCCCTCTGGTCTCTTACTGGCTGAGGATGGCCTGACATGCTCCAGCCTTGTCAATTCAGCGTTCCTGCTGATGCTGTCTCCCTCCACAGTCACTCAG ATCTACTTGCAGTCCCGACACACAGCAGGAGAGTTGAAGGGCTGGCCTGAACACGTGGCCCTGCAGGTACCCAGCGTCAATGAAGCAGCCATCATGGACTACTGCCTACGTGACCACACCCTGTTcttgacggacgacggcacaACCTCACTAAGCTCCTTTAAGCTAAAGGACTCTGACTTGTCCTCTAAGGGCCAGCTTCTGAAACTCCTGGGCAACACCATCACCGCCATGGCTCTGGACTGGGTGACACTTAACATCTACTGGAGCAGCAACAAACAGCCCCGCCTGCAGGTCACCTCCAGCACCGGCGCACACACTGCCGTTCTCATAAAAGAAGGTATTGGGAGAGTGCGATCCATCGCCCTCCACCCTCCCAACGGAAGGGTTTGTTTTGCCAACATGGGCCAGCAGGGTACGAGTACCGTGGCTACTGTAGAGTGTGCCAACATGGACGGTGCTGGGCGGAGTGTGGTGTGCAAGGATGCTGTCCAGCCCACATCTCTGGTCTTCTCCAGTAATGGGGATACAATTTACTGGGCTGACACAG GTTTAGGGACCATTGGCTCTGTCAAGCTTGATGGCTCTGGATACAGAGAGGTGAAGACAGGTGATGGCCTGGTTGCTGTGGCTCTGAGTGATGGCGCACTGCTCTGGATTACTGTCAGTGGTAATGGCTCATATA ACAAGACGAGGCTCTGGTACAGAGATGAGCAACATCAAAACAAGTTGTGGTTTGAGGTCGACTCAGAAGTGATCAGCTTAAAGGCTTTCAGCAAGTCCAGTCAAATTG ggTCAAACGAGTGCACAGAAAACAACGGCCACTGCCAGCACTTATGCCTCGCCACCCCAAGAAGTCGGACATGCAAGTGTGCCCATGACCACATCCTTGTGAATTCCACCCACTGTAGCCCGGAGCAAAGCTGCCCCAGTGGCAGCAGGCCCTGCCTGGATCAATTCCAATGCCAGCCTGTTGAGAAGTTCTGTAACGGTCATGTTGACTGCTATGACCACTCAGATGAGAACT GTGTCCATCTGAAGCAGTTGTCAAAAGCCATTGTCCCAGCTTCCACCCAGCCCCGCTCCTCTTTTCCTCGTCCGTCCACTCTAACTCCTCTCTCTGGAGACGCTGGCCTGAACACCACCCTGAATGTAAACGGTCAGCTCAGTAACCTGGACGTCCAGCAGTGCAGCGAAAGACGCTGCAGTGGCAACGGGCACTGCGTGGAGACCGATGGAaagcctgcgtgtgtgtgttcactggcCTACAGGGGGGAGTCCTGTCAAGATCATCTCCTGAAGACCATGAAGGGTCCCATTGTCTACGCTGCTGCGGGGCTCTGTGCAGTAGTGGTGTTGATTGCTGTGATGGCAGTGGTGATTAGGAGGAAGAAGAGTGCCAACCAAAG GAGAGCTAGACCAGTAGCATTAAAAGAAACTAGTATGACTGATCTGGAGAACGGAGCGAAGACCAGTGTAGAAAATGGAACTTCAACCGATCGGGAAAACGGAGCTGAGACCTGTACACAAACTGTCCCAGCCGACACAGACAAACCAGAG GAAGTGGCATCTTCGGTGGACTGA
- the lrp13 gene encoding very low-density lipoprotein receptor isoform X4 — MGGCWLVCAILVQLSWPLQGEPAGTNPLSCGLGFTQCKWDSECVLYNHVCDGKPDCKDGSDEEDCALECNTDQFQCAHGKKCLPKDQMCDGVTQCQDRSDEMHCTERTDDCVHHCDGKSRCLPANLICDGERDCLDGTDEANCEDQEEDGYEKEEGASTTSVPASSVGSPTPIKCSLGSKPCKDNTECVLYNHVCDGEADCRDGSDEKECVSACETDQFQCAHGKKCIAQGQVCDGVPQCQDRSDELGCAKLMEGCVHQCDNKSRCIPSSFLCDGDRDCVDGSDEKNCVDEGCSAIEFKCGNGQCVSATMLCDGHPDCLDRSDEESCSEAPVCATKHRCPQSKECLVQEWFCDGDQDCKDGTDEKDCPVAPMSCGEFQWSCTSKTKCIPISWRCDRMKDCDDGSDETECRVVTCLPHQFQCGSQECLDPSLVCNGITNCVDGSDEGGSCQISCAEADNKHCSQSCYSTPQGTRCGCEAGFQFTADGLTCADIDECEGRSPGVCSQLCINNQGSYQCDCHPGYVKEADGHSCKITGEPFLLSSVQTDLFSFGLRSHSLDVLSSSAKKAILSLDYDWRKQRVYWVSLDAESIRWSSLDQKTTGTLTKGVRADSIAVDWLGRNLYWIDGVNSQIVAVGLSTATVESSDHSVILDEDLEQPRSLALLPQKGLMFWTEIGTVVKIERAGMDGSERKAVVNSSLGWPGGVAVDPISDRVYWTDERLRAIGSATLDGEDIRILQMKETTNPFSLALFNDMLYWSDAKKRVVLTAHKISGKNCQVLLKRLRQPFGVKVIHPLLQMGIDSPCENMDCSHMCVLALGPKAVCKCPSGLLLAEDGLTCSSLVNSAFLLMLSPSTVTQIYLQSRHTAGELKGWPEHVALQVPSVNEAAIMDYCLRDHTLFLTDDGTTSLSSFKLKDSDLSSKGQLLKLLGNTITAMALDWVTLNIYWSSNKQPRLQVTSSTGAHTAVLIKEGIGRVRSIALHPPNGRVCFANMGQQGTSTVATVECANMDGAGRSVVCKDAVQPTSLVFSSNGDTIYWADTGLGTIGSVKLDGSGYREVKTGDGLVAVALSDGALLWITVSDKTRLWYRDEQHQNKLWFEVDSEVISLKAFSKSSQIGSNECTENNGHCQHLCLATPRSRTCKCAHDHILVNSTHCSPEQSCPSGSRPCLDQFQCQPVEKFCNGHVDCYDHSDENCVHLKQLSKAIVPASTQPRSSFPRPSTLTPLSGDAGLNTTLNVNGQLSNLDVQQCSERRCSGNGHCVETDGKPACVCSLAYRGESCQDHLLKTMKGPIVYAAAGLCAVVVLIAVMAVVIRRKKSANQRRARPVALKETSMTDLENGAKTSVENGTSTDRENGAETCTQTVPADTDKPEVNLSKNSTN; from the exons ATGGGAGGATGTTGGCTTGTTTGTGCCATCTTAGTGCAGTTGTCATGGCCCTTGCAAGGTGAGCCAG CTGGAACAAATCCTTTGAGCTGTGGATTGGGCTTTACACAGTGCAAGTGGGACTCAGAGTGTGTCCTCTACAACCATGTGTGTGATGGTAAGCCGGACTGCAAGGATGGTTCAGATGAAGAGGACTGTGCATTAGAATGCAATACAG ATCAGTTCCAGTGTGCTCATGGGAAAAAGTGTCTACCAAAGGACCAGATGTGTGATGGTGTAACTCAGTGTCAGGACCGTTCTGATGAAATGCATTGTACGGAGCGAACTGACGACTGTGTTCACCACTGTGACGGCAAGAGTCGCTGCTTACCTGCAAACCTGATCTGTGATGGAGAGCGGGACTGTTTAGACGGCACAGATGAAGCCAACTGTG AGGACCAAGAGGAAGACGGATATGAAAAGGAAGAAGGGGCTAGTACAACCTCTGTGCCCGCTTCCTCTGTTGGCTCACCTACGCCCATCAAGTGTTCTTTGGGCTCCAAACCCTGCAAGGACAACACAGAGTGTGTCCTTTACAACCATGTGTGTGATGGAGAAGCAGACTGCAGGGATGGCTCGGATGAGAAAGAATGTGTATCAGCGTGTGAAACAG ACCAGTTCCAGTGTGCGCATGGAAAGAAGTGCATAGCGCAGGGCCAGGTGTGCGACGGTGTGCCTCAGTGTCAGGACCGCTCGGATGAGCTGGGATGTGCCAAGCTGATGGAGGGCTGCGTGCACCAGTGTGATAACAAGAGCCGCTGCATTCCCAGCAGCTTCCTCTGTGACGGGGATAGGGACTGTGTGGACGGCAGTGACGAAAAAAACTGTG TTGACGAAGGCTGCAGTGCCATAGAGTTCAAGTGTGGTAATGGCCAGTGTGTGTCGGCCACAATGCTTTGTGATGGCCACCCAGACTGCTTGGACCGCTCCGATGAGGAGAGCTGCAGCGAGGCACCGGTCTGCGCCACCAAACACCGCTGCCCCCAGAGCAAGGAGTGTCTGGTGCAGGAGTGGTTCTGTGATGGAGATCAGGACTGCAAAGATGGCACGGATGAGAAG GATTGTCCTGTGGCTCCAATGAGCTGTGGGGAGTTCCAGTGGTCGTGTACATCCAAGACAAAGTGTATCCCTATATCCTGGAGGTGTGACCGCATGAAGGACTGTGACGATGGCAGTGACGAGACTGAAT gTAGGGTGGTGACATGCCTTCCTCACCAGTTCCAGTGTGGCAGCCAGGAGTGCCTGGATCCATCCCTGGTGTGTAACGGCATTACCAACTGTGTCGACGGCTCCGACGAGGGAGGCAGCTGCCAGATAAGCTGTGCAGAGGCAGATAACAAGCACTGCTCCCAGAGCTGCTACAGCACGCCACAGGGAACG CGTTGTGGCTGTGAGGCAGGCTTCCAGTTCACAGCGGACGGGCTGACCTGTGCCGATATCGACGAGTGTGAAGGCCGGAGCCCAGGCGTGTGCAGTCAGCTGTGCATCAACAATCAAGGCTCATACCAATGTGACTGTCACCCAGGCTACGTAAAAGAGGCAGATGGACACAGCTGCAAGATCACCG GTGAACCCTTCCTGTTGTCGTCCGTCCAAACGGACCTCTTCTCGTTTGGCCTGCGCAGCCACAGCCTTGATGTGTTGTCCTCCTCTGCCAAGAAGGCCATCCTCTCCCTGGACTACGACTGGAGGAAGCAGAGGGTCTATTGGGTCAGTCTGGATGCTGAAAGCATCAGGTGGTCCTCACTGGACCAGAAGACCACAGGAACTCTGACTAAAG GTGTCCGGGCTGATTCCATTGCCGTGGACTGGCTTGGGAGGAACCTGTACTGGATCGACGGAGTGAACAGTCAGATTGTTGCAGTCGGACTGTCCACAGCCACTGTGGAGTCCTCGGACCACAGCGTCATCCTGGATGAAGACCTGGAACAGCCTCGCTCTCTGGCACTGCTGCCACAAAAAGG GTTGATGTTCTGGACAGAGATTGGTACTGTAGTGAAGATAGAGCGCGCTGGCATGGACGGGTCCGAGAGGAAGGCAGTGGTAAACTCCAGTCTGGGCTGGCCGGGTGGTGTGGCTGTCGACCCAATCTCTGACAGGGTCTACTGGACAGATGAAAGGCTGAGGGCCATTGGCTCTGCAACACTGGATGGAGAGGACATTCGG aTTCTACAGATGAAAGAGACCACCAACCCATTCTCCCTGGCACTGTTCAATGACATGCTCTACTGGTCTGATGCCAAAAAGCGAGTGGTGCTGACTGCTCATAAAATCTCTGGCAAAAACTGTCAAGTTCTCCTGAAAAGACTCCGACAACCTTTTGGTGTGAAG GTCATCCACCCATTGCTCCAGATGGGCATTGATAGCCCCTGCGAGAACATGGACTGTTCCCACATGTGTGTGTTGGCCCTGGGACCCAAGGCTGTGTGCAAGTGTCCCTCTGGTCTCTTACTGGCTGAGGATGGCCTGACATGCTCCAGCCTTGTCAATTCAGCGTTCCTGCTGATGCTGTCTCCCTCCACAGTCACTCAG ATCTACTTGCAGTCCCGACACACAGCAGGAGAGTTGAAGGGCTGGCCTGAACACGTGGCCCTGCAGGTACCCAGCGTCAATGAAGCAGCCATCATGGACTACTGCCTACGTGACCACACCCTGTTcttgacggacgacggcacaACCTCACTAAGCTCCTTTAAGCTAAAGGACTCTGACTTGTCCTCTAAGGGCCAGCTTCTGAAACTCCTGGGCAACACCATCACCGCCATGGCTCTGGACTGGGTGACACTTAACATCTACTGGAGCAGCAACAAACAGCCCCGCCTGCAGGTCACCTCCAGCACCGGCGCACACACTGCCGTTCTCATAAAAGAAGGTATTGGGAGAGTGCGATCCATCGCCCTCCACCCTCCCAACGGAAGGGTTTGTTTTGCCAACATGGGCCAGCAGGGTACGAGTACCGTGGCTACTGTAGAGTGTGCCAACATGGACGGTGCTGGGCGGAGTGTGGTGTGCAAGGATGCTGTCCAGCCCACATCTCTGGTCTTCTCCAGTAATGGGGATACAATTTACTGGGCTGACACAG GTTTAGGGACCATTGGCTCTGTCAAGCTTGATGGCTCTGGATACAGAGAGGTGAAGACAGGTGATGGCCTGGTTGCTGTGGCTCTGAGTGATGGCGCACTGCTCTGGATTACTGTCAGTG ACAAGACGAGGCTCTGGTACAGAGATGAGCAACATCAAAACAAGTTGTGGTTTGAGGTCGACTCAGAAGTGATCAGCTTAAAGGCTTTCAGCAAGTCCAGTCAAATTG ggTCAAACGAGTGCACAGAAAACAACGGCCACTGCCAGCACTTATGCCTCGCCACCCCAAGAAGTCGGACATGCAAGTGTGCCCATGACCACATCCTTGTGAATTCCACCCACTGTAGCCCGGAGCAAAGCTGCCCCAGTGGCAGCAGGCCCTGCCTGGATCAATTCCAATGCCAGCCTGTTGAGAAGTTCTGTAACGGTCATGTTGACTGCTATGACCACTCAGATGAGAACT GTGTCCATCTGAAGCAGTTGTCAAAAGCCATTGTCCCAGCTTCCACCCAGCCCCGCTCCTCTTTTCCTCGTCCGTCCACTCTAACTCCTCTCTCTGGAGACGCTGGCCTGAACACCACCCTGAATGTAAACGGTCAGCTCAGTAACCTGGACGTCCAGCAGTGCAGCGAAAGACGCTGCAGTGGCAACGGGCACTGCGTGGAGACCGATGGAaagcctgcgtgtgtgtgttcactggcCTACAGGGGGGAGTCCTGTCAAGATCATCTCCTGAAGACCATGAAGGGTCCCATTGTCTACGCTGCTGCGGGGCTCTGTGCAGTAGTGGTGTTGATTGCTGTGATGGCAGTGGTGATTAGGAGGAAGAAGAGTGCCAACCAAAG GAGAGCTAGACCAGTAGCATTAAAAGAAACTAGTATGACTGATCTGGAGAACGGAGCGAAGACCAGTGTAGAAAATGGAACTTCAACCGATCGGGAAAACGGAGCTGAGACCTGTACACAAACTGTCCCAGCCGACACAGACAAACCAGAGGTGAACCTCTCCAAAAACTCCACAAACTAG